In Deferribacteraceae bacterium V6Fe1, one genomic interval encodes:
- a CDS encoding response regulator — translation MRYKYKILAVDDDPTVIEALKKNITKQIVFDFVGFTNFDEAYKYLQNNRVDVVLLDVNMPGKDGFECFNIIKKDDKIDKDMPIIFLTVSADEETVNKAFEIGVDDYVIKSKYEAELLARIKRLITERENREKMMQYEKDKVVLQFAGSVAHHFNQPLTALTMINPILSELMATKYPEAYDSIKKYLTFIDEATERLTELVNKISKLKRYSTIEYIQNIDILDLDQIENNESTFKHKNK, via the coding sequence ATGAGATATAAGTACAAAATTTTGGCAGTAGATGATGACCCTACTGTTATCGAGGCATTAAAAAAGAATATTACAAAGCAAATAGTTTTTGACTTTGTGGGATTTACTAATTTTGATGAAGCTTATAAATATCTTCAAAATAATCGTGTCGATGTTGTCCTTCTTGACGTGAACATGCCTGGCAAAGACGGTTTTGAATGCTTTAATATTATAAAAAAAGATGACAAAATAGATAAAGATATGCCTATTATTTTTCTTACCGTCAGTGCAGATGAGGAGACTGTTAATAAAGCCTTTGAAATCGGTGTCGATGATTATGTAATCAAATCAAAATACGAAGCTGAGCTTTTGGCAAGGATAAAGCGGTTGATAACTGAAAGGGAAAATAGAGAAAAGATGATGCAATATGAAAAAGACAAGGTAGTGTTGCAATTTGCAGGCTCAGTGGCACATCATTTTAATCAGCCTCTTACCGCCCTTACAATGATAAACCCTATACTTTCCGAGCTTATGGCTACAAAATATCCCGAAGCTTATGACTCTATAAAAAAATACCTGACATTTATAGATGAGGCAACCGAAAGGTTAACAGAGCTTGTCAATAAAATTTCCAAACTTAAAAGGTATTCAACAATCGAGTATATTCAAAACATTGATATTCTTGACCTTGACCAAATCGAAAATAATGAAAGCACTTTCAAACATAAAAATAAATAG
- a CDS encoding response regulator yields the protein MFNILVVDDSQAVRESLKKTLFELDEVSDIYLASCAKDAYHIIENKPIDIVLMDYYMPEINGLEASRKIYSQKRIPIILVTSADKEIVLKIFNSMENYCIDYLLKSDDLDSPEFKNTLKEKILMIKGLNKKVQNAFINKDILIPDKIQKHENISQGDNVNIFVISAGGPKILKHLLMLIEPALSPIILVQHIESNIFEYFYNFLQNNSSKSIKQVYNNQPFTNTNQIFVLNPDYITTLKLNSHIYFSTTLGKSIYSPPADPIIKAAAEIFKEKLNLFVFTGMAHDAVEGAKYVKLYGGKIYCQHPDEAFISTMIKKVDETVGCDDFFYLNSILEYII from the coding sequence ATGTTTAACATACTTGTCGTTGATGACTCTCAAGCTGTAAGAGAATCGCTCAAAAAGACTTTATTTGAGCTTGATGAAGTTTCCGACATTTATTTAGCTTCCTGCGCCAAAGATGCTTACCATATAATAGAAAATAAGCCTATTGATATAGTATTAATGGACTACTACATGCCTGAAATTAATGGCCTTGAGGCATCACGAAAGATATATTCCCAGAAAAGAATACCTATTATCCTTGTTACGAGTGCCGATAAAGAGATAGTATTAAAAATCTTTAATTCAATGGAAAACTACTGCATAGATTATCTTTTAAAATCAGATGATTTAGACTCGCCTGAATTCAAAAATACGTTAAAAGAAAAAATATTGATGATTAAAGGGCTAAATAAAAAAGTTCAAAACGCATTTATTAATAAAGATATTCTAATACCTGATAAGATTCAAAAACATGAAAATATATCTCAAGGCGACAATGTAAACATATTCGTCATATCTGCTGGCGGTCCAAAAATTTTAAAACATCTCTTAATGCTTATTGAGCCTGCCTTGTCACCGATTATTTTAGTGCAACATATAGAAAGCAATATTTTCGAGTATTTTTATAATTTTCTTCAAAATAATAGTTCCAAATCGATAAAACAAGTCTACAATAATCAACCTTTTACGAATACAAATCAGATATTTGTCCTCAACCCTGACTATATAACCACATTAAAACTCAATTCCCATATCTATTTTTCTACTACATTGGGTAAAAGTATCTACTCGCCTCCGGCTGACCCTATCATTAAGGCTGCAGCAGAGATTTTTAAAGAAAAATTGAATCTCTTTGTATTTACGGGGATGGCACATGACGCTGTCGAAGGAGCGAAATACGTAAAACTTTATGGCGGTAAAATTTACTGTCAGCACCCAGATGAAGCCTTTATTTCTACAATGATTAAAAAGGTTGATGAAACGGTTGGGTGTGATGATTTTTTTTATCTGAATAGTATTTTGGAATATATCATATGA
- a CDS encoding response regulator codes for MSRLKDIFVAESLKNLKILTEAIDKLLANSENAELKNEIARILHTLKGSSRMLGYKEFSNLIHSIENHSTKLKNNEIQLDEDIAIFFKEIGNILTDLVKNIDNIDTKIVEEAIVKIDNLSNYKDISKITELFPTSDKIDSDDSKKVSLSALEKNHIEFADETFGNLINDIKSVIAYNQRGLDDLNKFTAVEKELNSLALDIIKELSFEKGDYFKFKISNIINQLKHTKYNIVKNLNNATNRLKSSYYKTTSHKLIKAELLFETLKKSADEIAKELGKKIEITLKGSKAKIDKSVAINIQELIIQLVRNSIDHGIESKKEREALNKPEYGHILIEFIPEKNNLKIIIEDDGKGVDKEKILEKVKTEDNTIKSLDNAQIANIIFSSGFSTKEKATETSGRGVGLDIVKRNIEKLGGNIFLEFEKNKFTRFVITIPISDLYTNVTVFKYADFKFGIISNYVEATEKIDTEKILKSHNTFQYKYKNKNYPLASFGDISKLPIKNENDVIILKYNNNFLCLSVENVLFNENFNVVSLSESFKNLESYSHCAISHTEEIIPILSPAFLFDKFSTYKVKFTAKLRKTKKKKILLVEDSFATRELEKHILVNAGFEVIEATDGKDGLEKLKSYSDLELIISDVEMPVMNGFQFVKTIRSTPSKYQNMPIIMVSTLADEESINNGLEAGANYFITKGEFSKDDFLTKIKALVGEDV; via the coding sequence ATGAGCAGACTTAAAGATATATTTGTGGCTGAAAGTCTGAAAAATCTGAAAATTCTTACAGAAGCAATAGATAAACTTTTGGCTAATAGTGAAAATGCCGAATTAAAAAATGAAATTGCAAGGATATTGCACACCTTGAAAGGCTCTTCAAGGATGCTGGGCTATAAAGAATTTTCAAACCTTATCCATTCAATTGAAAATCACTCTACTAAGCTAAAAAATAATGAAATACAACTTGATGAGGATATTGCTATTTTTTTTAAAGAGATAGGAAACATACTAACAGATTTGGTAAAAAATATAGACAATATTGACACCAAAATTGTAGAAGAGGCTATCGTCAAAATAGACAATCTTAGCAATTATAAAGATATTTCCAAAATAACCGAGCTTTTTCCAACGTCGGATAAAATTGACAGTGATGATAGCAAAAAAGTATCTCTGAGTGCTCTTGAAAAAAATCATATTGAATTTGCCGATGAAACATTTGGGAATCTGATAAACGATATAAAAAGCGTCATAGCATACAATCAGCGTGGGCTTGATGACTTAAACAAATTTACCGCTGTTGAAAAAGAGCTTAATTCTCTTGCACTTGATATTATTAAAGAGCTTAGTTTTGAAAAGGGGGATTATTTTAAATTTAAGATTTCAAATATTATAAATCAATTAAAGCATACAAAATATAATATTGTAAAAAATCTGAACAATGCCACAAACAGACTAAAATCTTCTTACTATAAAACTACTTCACATAAATTAATCAAAGCAGAGCTTCTATTTGAAACACTTAAAAAATCAGCCGATGAGATTGCCAAAGAGCTTGGTAAAAAAATTGAAATTACCTTGAAAGGCTCAAAAGCAAAAATAGACAAAAGTGTAGCCATAAATATCCAAGAATTAATCATTCAACTGGTCCGCAACTCCATAGACCATGGGATAGAATCAAAAAAGGAAAGGGAAGCCTTAAATAAACCTGAGTATGGCCATATATTAATAGAGTTTATCCCGGAAAAGAATAATCTGAAAATAATTATTGAAGATGACGGCAAAGGGGTTGATAAAGAAAAGATTTTGGAAAAAGTAAAAACTGAAGACAATACCATCAAATCACTTGACAATGCTCAAATTGCTAACATTATCTTTTCCTCAGGCTTTTCAACAAAAGAAAAAGCTACCGAAACATCCGGCAGAGGTGTCGGTCTTGATATCGTTAAAAGAAATATTGAAAAATTGGGTGGAAATATCTTTTTGGAGTTTGAAAAAAATAAATTTACAAGATTTGTCATTACAATCCCGATATCAGATTTATATACAAATGTCACTGTTTTTAAATATGCAGACTTTAAATTTGGCATTATTTCAAATTATGTGGAAGCCACAGAAAAGATAGATACCGAAAAAATACTTAAATCGCACAACACATTTCAATATAAATATAAAAATAAAAACTACCCTTTGGCTTCATTCGGAGATATTTCTAAACTCCCCATAAAAAATGAAAATGATGTTATCATATTAAAATACAATAATAATTTTCTATGCCTATCGGTAGAAAATGTGTTATTTAATGAAAACTTCAATGTTGTCAGCCTTAGTGAAAGTTTCAAAAACTTAGAAAGTTATTCCCATTGCGCAATCAGCCATACTGAAGAAATTATCCCAATACTTTCCCCTGCCTTCCTCTTTGATAAGTTTTCAACATACAAAGTTAAGTTTACTGCTAAGTTAAGGAAAACAAAGAAGAAAAAAATATTATTGGTAGAAGATTCTTTTGCTACAAGGGAGCTTGAAAAACATATCCTTGTCAATGCTGGTTTTGAGGTAATAGAGGCAACAGATGGAAAAGATGGGCTGGAAAAGCTAAAATCATATAGTGATTTAGAGCTAATTATATCTGACGTAGAAATGCCTGTTATGAATGGTTTTCAGTTTGTCAAAACCATCAGAAGCACCCCTTCAAAATATCAAAATATGCCAATAATAATGGTGTCAACACTTGCTGATGAAGAGAGCATAAACAATGGACTTGAAGCCGGGGCAAATTATTTTATAACAAAAGGGGAGTTTTCAAAAGATGACTTTTTGACTAAAATAAAAGCACTGGTTGGTGAAGATGTTTAA
- a CDS encoding response regulator, with translation MKRILIIDDSEFVRAQLLDVFNDVADVLFFEAENASDAEELLENEVVDLILLDVKMPGKSGVAFLKDLKSQRYYSELPVVMLTGMSEKDIVLDCLKSGASDFVVKDDFENIKKRLTKYFQHVSENNRFLQFVKVSQCINLKCKPFRDLISLGVDGETNYIGSDIKGKINELLCDVNNAYKLNSVEDSLEVRAFALASLVFLNCPICDCDSKYSDLVKYKFIGMMLGLFSYFQEVEEDEKIFISAFVFASSLFIALEYVAKFDYDEEIFKKLFKKESLMRFVNVFCKQVKFGSNYVDLENNEVKTLLTFMDTASYYLFDNTFIIDSASENTVDLSKLEFLKILSEQCFKRG, from the coding sequence ATGAAGAGGATTTTAATTATAGATGATTCCGAATTTGTTAGAGCGCAGCTTTTGGATGTCTTTAATGATGTCGCTGATGTGCTTTTCTTCGAGGCGGAAAATGCATCTGACGCAGAAGAGTTATTGGAGAATGAAGTAGTCGATCTTATCCTTTTGGATGTAAAGATGCCTGGGAAAAGCGGAGTGGCATTTTTAAAGGATTTAAAAAGTCAGCGTTACTATTCAGAGCTTCCTGTAGTGATGTTAACAGGGATGTCTGAAAAAGATATTGTTCTTGATTGCCTAAAATCCGGTGCAAGCGATTTTGTAGTAAAAGATGATTTTGAAAACATAAAGAAAAGACTTACAAAATATTTTCAGCATGTATCTGAAAATAATCGTTTTTTACAATTTGTGAAAGTCAGTCAATGTATCAATCTAAAATGTAAACCTTTTAGAGATTTAATTTCTTTGGGCGTTGATGGGGAGACAAACTATATCGGTTCAGATATAAAGGGTAAGATTAATGAATTGCTTTGTGATGTTAACAATGCATACAAGTTAAATTCTGTCGAAGACTCTTTAGAGGTAAGGGCATTTGCACTTGCTTCCCTTGTTTTTTTAAATTGTCCTATTTGTGATTGTGATTCAAAATACAGCGATTTGGTTAAATATAAATTTATAGGGATGATGCTCGGGTTATTTTCATATTTTCAGGAAGTGGAAGAAGATGAAAAAATATTTATAAGTGCTTTTGTTTTCGCCTCTTCTCTTTTTATTGCTCTGGAGTATGTGGCTAAGTTTGATTATGATGAAGAAATTTTTAAAAAGCTTTTTAAAAAAGAGAGCCTTATGCGTTTTGTAAATGTATTTTGCAAACAGGTAAAGTTTGGCTCTAATTATGTTGATTTGGAAAATAATGAAGTAAAGACTTTGCTTACTTTTATGGACACTGCTTCATACTATCTTTTTGATAACACTTTTATTATAGATTCAGCATCTGAAAACACCGTTGATTTATCAAAATTGGAATTTTTAAAGATTTTGTCCGAGCAATGTTTTAAAAGGGGGTAA